Proteins encoded by one window of Culicoides brevitarsis isolate CSIRO-B50_1 chromosome 2, AGI_CSIRO_Cbre_v1, whole genome shotgun sequence:
- the LOC134828713 gene encoding ionotropic receptor 75a-like produces MYANLFISIGSNIVVAVQDAETGSYNLKQIYKVRTEKNHTYEENYGKWSNSTGLVDERSNKVIAVRRKNLKKEDLIVSVTFLSNASLEHVYDYKAKEVDAAIRSGFTQIDLLVKTFNASVRFALHEKFGYDETGIWVGSYGSVINDHADITATPLFVQARRIDVIDYIDTLLPIRAYFIFRFPNLSTVKNIYVLPFSRTVWLCLGAFIVISVLTAFFMMRSEEKIIKNTQKRSISQVIFLILSIVCQMGSELEARILSTRIFIFFSFFTSIFVFTSYTANIVALLQTPTKNIQTLQDLYESKLALGIEDTLYNRYYIGKTTDPVRLKIYKEKIAPPNQDPRFFDRKSGVAMMRNSSFAFFGESGPIFREIEATFFESEKCNLNMIEYLEVIEPYNALKKNSPYREIMKISLPRLREYGITKAEINRLYKKRPTCSDGSGSHFESVSVESIRGALLLLPYGMAFALVVFIAEIFYKKMKNRQIQPM; encoded by the exons aatttgttTATTTCGATTGGGAGCAATATTGTTGTCGCTGTTCAAGATGCTGAAACGGGAAGTTACAACTTAAAGCAAATTTACAAAGTGCGCACGGAAAAGAATCACacttatgaagaaaattatggaaaatggAGCAATTCAACGGGACTTGTGGATGAAAGGTCGAACAAAGTAATCGCAGTTCGTcgtaaaaatctgaaaaaggAAGATTTGATCGTGTCAGttacatttttgtcaaatgctTCTTTGGAGCACGTTTATGATTATAAAGCAAAGGAGGTCGATGCTGCCATAAGATCCGGTTTTACTCAAATAGATTTGCTtgtgaaaacttttaatgcCTCTGTGAGATTTgctttgcatgaaaaatttggatatgatg aaaccgGAATCTGGGTTGGATCGTACGGATCTGTGATTAACGATCATGCAGATATTACGGCAACTCCGTTATTTGTTCAAGCAagaa gaATTGATGTTATTGATTACATTGACACCCTTTTGCCGATACGTGCATACTTCATTTTTCGTTTTCCTAATCTGTCAaccgtcaaaaatatttatgtgttGCCTTTCAGTCGAACGGTCTGGCTTTGCTTGGGAGCATTTATAGTCATCAGTGTCCTTACCGCCTTTTTCATGATGCGGTCTGaggagaaaataattaaaaatacccAAAAACGTTCGATTTCACaagtaattttcttaattctgtCAATTGTTTGTCAAATGGGCTCCGAATTGGAAGCACGAATTCTTTCAACTcgcattttcatatttttttcattttttacctCGATTTTTGTGTTTACCTCGTATACCGCAAATATCGTCGCATTGCTTCAAACTCCAACCAAGAACATTCAAACACTTCAGGATTTGTACGAGTCAAAACTTGCCCTTGGGATAGAGGACACTTTGTACAATCGGTATTACATCGGAAAAACTACCGATCCCGTAAGACTTAAAATTTACAAGGAAAAAATAGCACCACCGAACCAAGATCCGCGATTCTTTGACCGTAAATCGGGCGTTGCGATGATGCGCAATTCATCTTTTGCCTTTTTTGGAGAGTCGGGACCTATTTTTCGAGAAATCGAAGCGACATTTTTCGAAAGCGAGAAATGCAACCTTAACATGATTGAATACCTGGAAGTTATTGAGCCATATAATGCATTGAAAAAGAATTCACCGTATcgagaaattatgaaaattag tTTGCCCCGTTTACGTGAATATGGAATTACAAAAGCTGAAATCAATCGTTTGTACAAGAAACGACCAACTTGTAGTGACGGTTCTGGTTCCCACTTCGAAAGTGTCTCCGTAGAAAGTATTCGCGGAGCTCTTTTGTTGCTGCCGTACGGCATGGCGTTCGCTCTTGTAGTTTTTATTGCTGAGATTTTTTACAAGAAGATGAAAAACCGACAGATTCAACCAATGTAA
- the LOC134830480 gene encoding GTP:AMP phosphotransferase AK3, mitochondrial: MFRALIIGAPAAGKGTISSRIVKTFNLVHISSGDILRKNVTAKTELGKQVQKFIDSGNLVPDEVMTKCIFNELDNCADKNWLLDGFPRTVVQAEQLHAKQKLDAVINLIVPFDIIIERVKGRWVHPGSGRVYNTDFNPPKVPGKDDVTGENLVQRADDQPEMVQQRLDLYEKLTKPVLGFYCDKHLLTNFRGNTSDEIWPQVKQFLESKIK, from the coding sequence atgtttcgtgCTCTAATAATTGGAGCACCAGCTGCTGGCAAAGGCACAATCTCAAGCCGGATCGTCAAAACATTCAATCTCGTGCATATCTCGAGCGGCGATATCTTGCGAAAAAATGTCACGGCGAAAACGGAATTGGGCAAACAAGTCCAAAAGTTCATTGATAGCGGCAATCTTGTGCCTGACGAAGTAATGACGAAATGCATCTTCAACGAGCTCGACAATTGTGCCGACAAAAATTGGCTCCTCGATGGATTTCCCCGTACTGTCGTACAAGCGGAGCAACTTCATGCCAAACAGAAACTTGATGCTGTGATCAACTTAATTGTGCCCTTTGACATTATCATTGAACGTGTGAAAGGACGATGGGTCCATCCGGGCAGCGGACGCGTTTATAATACGGACTTTAATCCGCCAAAAGTTCCGGGCAAAGATGACGTCACTGGCGAGAATTTGGTGCAGAGAGCCGATGATCAGCCGGAGATGGTCCAACAACGTCTtgatttgtatgaaaaattgacaaaacccGTGCTCGGCTTCTACTGCGACAAACATTTGCTGACGAACTTCCGTGGCAACACGAGTGACGAAATTTGGCCGCAAGTTAAGCAATTCTTAGAAagtaagataaaataa
- the LOC134828714 gene encoding uncharacterized protein LOC134828714: protein MKKTFISIFFFFIIKPVFCVEITKTQLIKDLLINENSTTNLLNVIGCWDRDSVVDFARHFSISVNYYESPQLLNKSYERNQAENKLYITDFKSCPDLILQFQKMEKFFLAFPFQWVIFIDKEHVDFFMTVDVLLSSNVILVMDGHRGTGGENGSQEYELIQVYKIKEFSKTLRIEKYGYWDQRNGIKDERTSKVISYRRRNMQGELMTMVGITLDNRTYTYFHSRREKTYDPTMRMLYHLNNIIMDTFNSTKRYVWTQRFGYDETGIWVGTYGNLINGHTDLSLDPFFVQAERIEVLDYIGSLTPFYGLFIFRAPSLSSIANIYFLPFSRLVWMALGVSALICTISIFILKYSEERLLDASTRTAFGDTLLLTISAICQMGTNMDARLYSSRISFVFLFMTLVFVYTSYTASIVGLLQTSTNSIQTLEDLYKSKLKIGVEDNLYNRYYFGYSSQNLRRKIFEEKVSPPGESARFYDKKTGVALLRNSSFAYFGEERPVYREIEDTFYEEEKCGLKEMRYYEWPEPYQAVQKNSPVKEMAKIAIARLREYAIAQVEKNRLLTPKPICVLGNGQRFDSVTLESVSGAITFYGYGLAGSFILFLLEYLYFLAQKVWKKYCHDIEA, encoded by the exons atgaagaaaacttttatctctatcttcttctttttcatcataaaaccaGTTTTTTGTGTGGAAATCACAAAAACTCAATTGATAAAAGACTTATTGATCAACGAAAACTCAACTACAAACCTCTTGAATGTCATTGGATGTTGGGATCGTGACTCGGTCGTTGACTTTGCCCGTCATTTTTCCATTTCCGTAAATTATTACGAATCACCACAACTTTTGAACAAGTCCTACGAACGTAACCAGGCAGAAAACAAACTCTACATCACGGATTTTAAGAGTTGCCCCGATTTGATTTTGCAATTTCAGAagatggaaaagttttttcttgcatttccgTTTCAATGGGTTATTTTTATCGATAAGGAGCATGTTGATTTCTTCATGACGGTGGATGTTTTGTTGTCCAGCAATGTAATTTTAGTAATGGATGGTCATCGAGGTACTGGGGGAGAGAATGGCTCACAAGAATATGAGTTGATTCAAg tttataagatcaaagaattttccaaaacgctcagaattgaaaaatatggtTATTGGGACCAGCGCAATGGAATTAAGGATGAAAGAACATCAAAAGTAATCTCTTATCGACGACGAAATATGCAAGGTGAACTTATGACGATGGTGGGAATCACTTTAGATAATCGGACGTACACGTATTTCCACTCGAGAAGGGAGAAAACTTATGATCCAACGATGCGAATGCTCTATCACTTGAACAATATCATTATGGATACCTTCAACAGTACAAAACGTTACGTTTGGACTCAAAGATTCGGCTACGATG aAACTGGAATTTGGGTCGGGACCTATGGAAATCTCATAAATGGTCATACAGACTTGAGTCTCGATCCATTTTTCGTGCAAGCTGAGCGAATAGAAGTTCTCGATTACATTGGATCTCTCACGCCGTTCTatggtttatttatttttcgtgctCCCAGTCTGTCGTCGATcgccaatatttattttttgcctttttcgcGTCTTGTCTGGATGGCATTGGGTGTCAGTGCACTTATTTGCACaatttctatatttattttgaaatattcagAGGAACGACTTTTGGATGCAAGTACAAGAACAGCATTTGGGGACACATTATTGCTCACGATATCGGCAATTTGTCAAATGGGCACGAATATGGATGCGAGATTGTATTCCTCACGAATTTCATTCGTTTTCTTGTTCATGACATTGGTTTTCGTTTATACCTCGTACACCGCAAGTATCGTTGGGCTCTTGCAAACATCGACAAACAGCATTCAGACTTTAGAAGATTTGTACAAGTCCAAATTGAAAATTGGTGTGGAGGATAATTTATATAATCGGTATTATTTTggg tattcgTCGCAAAATCTTCGTCGCAAAATCTTCGAGGAAAAAGTTTCACCTCCAGGAGAGTCAGCGCGATTTTACGACAAAAAGACAGGAGTTGCGTTGTTGAGAAACTCTTCATTTGCTTATTTTGGCGAagaac GTCCCGTTTATCGTGAAATAGAAGATACTTtttacgaagaagaaaaatgtggCTTAAAAGAAATGCGATACTATGAGTGGCCTGAGCCATATCAAGCTGTCCAGAAAAATTCTCCAGTTAAGGAAATGGCAAAAATCgc aatcgCTCGACTTCGTGAATACGCGATTGCTCAAGTGGAGAAAAATCGATTACTGACTCCGAAGCCAATTTGCGTTTTGGGAAACGGACAGAGATTTGATAGTGTAACTTTGGAAAGTGTCAGTGGAGCAATTACCTTCTACGGTTACGGACTAGCTGGGTCATTCATTCTCTTTTTGTTGGaatatttgtactttttggCTCAAAAAGTGTGGAAAAAATACTGTCATGATAttgaagcataa
- the LOC134828715 gene encoding uncharacterized protein LOC134828715 — protein sequence MEVAHISNTPFQTQVHEWQQHHPSPVAEANPIENHWIKGSFNTYGKMVTNNFLTPDGTKHTQKKQMEILQARTKEGGALQVVKSSTSQSISSRTVTSSGSTGCDNNTTSTTNQTENYVKMEVAHISNTPFQTQVHEWQQHHPSPVAEANPIENHWIKGSFNTYGKMVTNNFLTPDGTKHTQKKQMEILQARTKEGGALQVVKSSTSQSISSRTVTSSGSTGCDNNTTSTTNRPERPTSLSLSSMTNARPFSDSFNGWHGSISRGKSQSNEDLAGNANPDDSDYEINDPWNRVSRIRRSFQYPSPSSSTPRTHLRPVDFPSRSSVDVNKIRQELESICGNGPKVQKSPSEDDSAFVALDSILKGAAIEKPDTKKKQIVTSETLQNIRSSLRRLEDDSLYKDSVLNSPRNSLSMEDDATKVSYSSASPSVRSSFGDWRSKLLSKESNLSNSSLLRRKSYGFECLDDDKMESSTDSGLGGSSPTAERKRNSLLAISKSKLSPTRITLFNDSQHLISLPSNKRNTLPAGSRFDFDGRTSIHINGNTEDECSSQDGILDENGRKSTKRVEFSKCEIHFTPDSGRVNIVETDGKPPSTNNFRRRRRGSGISVSASSTTTNSSSTTTDMQFSRFKENDEIQVAPDLIMNKSGSVDLSPLTNMLNGDDDLAIRGILKNKPIKPRQYHLGENMKDIDSIWGVKLNPIYSEESNGLYRSQEAIDSDQKVLKNGDLSKINGYSTKIDLTFKDESNKWNEGGAPAVKNVLSRSYNSSFVEYKKPVTTDIEPQHDLKSISLVKNTIRLGDSPSKFEIIESEISQPETNRRSFEFERLSSIRSSGTRSAFAPVTKNVSSSQQQNKEPPANEKQLKRDLDEAFKDLMNVSATLREMGKSTELTTIKPIKQHNTFPSIRSHANNSSSHSISTISSGNWSTYSRQSLQYESLSDFGADNCLKTKPIPKPRHSIAGTSSVSPSSEKSQDAGYDTVDTLAQTKNFVKTIQQQFEALSTQKNVIPDSNSELNQSNSNKMCIEFYSPMNSLDRKERTPEKQKKRPVPMPRTIMSDSEGVVKPSRIVAKSKAFEQLAFKSGARQLKPTELVYFGILATNECVPTNSSRTKQQNSSPNSPQLSRNSFTSSSMTSSQRFTESSSRHSTSSHPPVPKDRSDVSPVNDYFFKTSFNQRPKLPTPTDDTDRHHMSDTNGGEMFAGNTSTIERINKFERTIRENLMKNLEASQRSPKVRTKSEMLGYGLKESSVDDDLGHGYDRSHDYKRDENVLAELTKAADEIMDTVKKMDEDENRRKSRSHRHKQQYMELMKQSSSSTRSSTRDGRRMLRTASREVLNSSSEDLPAAPVKVDAPRRVRRIKVATEGGIREVQSTTTRDSTRERSSRQKPSSSGGSSRRVSSKPQSSQEEKSSSAREKGKVYTHRLKKVDDISMKPSSSSRRQSSKHAKSSTIRSSKTSL from the exons ATGGAAGTAGCGCACATTAGTAACACTCCTTTTCAAACGCAAGTGCACGAATGGCAGCAACATCATCCTAGTCCCGTTGCCGAAGCCAATCCCATTGAGAATCACTGGATTAAGGGTTCCTTCAACACGTAtggaaaa ATggtaacaaacaattttttgacacctGACGGCACGAAGCACACACAAAAGAAGCAAATGGAAATACTGCAAGCGCGAACAAAAGAAGGCGGCGCACTACAGGTTGTCAAGTCATCAACGAGTCAAAGTATCTCGTCGCGTACCGTAACATCGTCCGGATCCACTGGCTGTGATAATAACACGACATCAACCACAAATC agacagaaaattatgtcaaaatgGAAGTAGCGCACATTAGTAACACTCCTTTTCAAACGCAAGTGCACGAATGGCAGCAACATCATCCTAGTCCCGTTGCCGAAGCCAATCCCATTGAGAATCACTGGATAAAGGGTTCCTTCAACACGTAtggaaaa ATggtaacaaacaattttttgacacctGACGGCACGAAGCACACACAAAAGAAGCAAATGGAAATACTGCAAGCGCGAACAAAAGAAGGCGGCGCACTACAGGTTGTCAAGTCATCAACGAGTCAAAGTATCTCGTCGCGTACCGTAACATCGTCCGGATCCACTGGCTGTGATAATAACACGACATCAACCACAAATCGTCCCGAGCGACCAACTTCCCTCAGTTTGAGCAGCATGACGAACGCCAGGCCGTTTTCTGATAGTTTTAACGGATGGCATGGAAG catttcTCGCGGCAAAAGTCAATCTAATGAAGATCTCGCTGGCAATGCAAACCCCGACGATAGTgattatgaaataaatgacCCCTGGAATCGAGTTAGTCGCATCCGTCGTTCGTTTCAATATCCATCGCCGAGTTCAAGTACGCCCAGAACGCATCTTCGTCCGGTAGATTTTCCATCGAGATCTTCTGTGGACGTGAACAAGATACGGCAGGAGTTGGAAAGTATCTGTGGTAATGGACCCAAAGTACAAAAGAGTCCGTCGGAAGACGATAGTGCCTTTGTGGCTTTGGATTCCATTCTGAAAGGGGCTGCTATtgaaa AGCCCGACAcaaaaaagaagcaaattgTAACGTCGGAAACGTTACAAAACATTCGGAGTAGCTTGCGACGCCTTGAAGATGATTCGTTGTACAAGGACTCCGTTCTTAATTCACCGCGAAATTCGTTGTCCATGGAGGATGACGCCACAAAAGTCAGTTATTCCAGTGCTAGTCCATCGGTTCGCAGCAGCTTTGGTGATTGGCGATCCAAATTACTCAGCAAAGAATCAAATCTTTCAAATTCATCGTTGCTTCGTCGCAAATCCTACGGGTTTGAGTGTCTCGACGACGATAAAATGGAGTCATCAACTGATAGTGGTCTCGGAGGCTCGTCTCCAACTGCAGAACGTAAGCGAAATTCTCTACTAGCCATTTCAAAAAGCAAACTTTCGCCAACACGTATTACGTTGTTCAACGATTCACAACATTTGATCAGTTTGCCAAGCAACAAACGAAATACATTGCCTGCCGGAAGTCGCTTTGACTTTGACGGACGCACATCAATTCACATCAACGGCAATACCGAGGACGAGTGCTCGTCACAAGATGGAATTTTAGACGAAAATGGGCGAAAAAGCACGAAACGCGTGGAATTCTCCAAATGTGAGATTCATTTCACACCAGATTCGGGCCGTGTTAATATCGTGGAAACGGATGGTAAGCCACCTTCGACGAATAATTTCCGAAGACGTCGACGTGGGTCAGGAATTTCGGTATCAGCGTCGTCAACAACGACAAATAGCTCATCGACAACGACCGACATGCAGTTCTCGCGCTTCAAGGAAAACGATGAGATTCAAGTGGCGCCCGATTTGATAATGAACAAGTCAGGTTCCGTCGATTTGAGTCCGCTAACGAATATGTTGAATGGCGATGATGACCTAGCAATACGGggaattctcaaaaataagcCGATCAAGCCACGTCAATACCATTTGGgtgaaaatatgaaagatATTGACAGTATTTGGGGCGTCAAGTTGAATCCAATTTACAGCGAAGAGTCCAATGGCTTGTACAGAAGTCAGGAAGCTATCGattcag atCAAAAAGTACTGAAAAATGGCGACCtatcaaaaattaacggaTATTCgacgaaaattgatttaacaTTCAAAGACGAGTCCAACAAATGGAATGAAG GTGGTGCTCCGGCAGTCAAAAATGTCTTATCACGCTCATACAATTCGTCATTTGTCGAATACAAGAAACCCGTTACGACGGACATTGAACCGCAACACGacctcaagtcaatttcgcTCGTCAAAAACACCATTCGACTCGGCGACAGTCCCtccaaatttgaaattatcgaGTCGGAGATTAGCCAGCCCGAAACAAATCGTCGTTCCTTCGAGTTTGAACGACTCAGTAGTATCCGAAGCAGCGGGACACGTAGTGCATTCGCTCCCGTCactaaaaatgtttcttctagtcaacaacaaaacaaggAACCGCCAGCCAACGAAAAGCAATTGAAACGCGACCTGGACGAGGCTTTCAAGGATCTGATGAATGTGTCGGCGACACTGCGGGAGATGGGAAAAAGCACGGAATTGACGACAATCAAACCAATTAAGCAACATAACACATTCCCATCGATCCGAAGTCATGCGAATAATTCCTCGTCTCATTCGATTAGCACGATCTCGTCGGGCAATTGGAGCACTTATAGTCGCCAATCGTTGCAGTACGAGTCTCTTAGCGACTTTGGGGCCGATAATTGTCTGAAAACAAAGCCAATTCCAAAGCCGAGACACTCGATTGCAGGTACTTCAAGTGTGAGTCCGTCGTCGGAGAAGTCGCAAGACGCTGGCTACGACACAGTTGACACGTTGGCGCAAACCAAGAACTTTGTGAAAACCATTCAGCAGCAGTTTGAAGCTCTTTCGACGCAAAAGAACGTTATTCCag ATTCAAACTCCGAGTTGAACCAATCAAATTCCAACAAAATGTGCATAGAATTCTACTCACCCATGAACAGTCTCGATCGCAAAGAGAGAACACccgaaaaacagaaaaaacgtCCCGTGCCAATGCCGCGCACCATCATGTCAG ATTCTGAAGGAGTTGTGAAGCCTTCTAGAATTGTCGCAAAGTCAAAAGCTTTCGAACAATTAGCTTTCAAATCAGGAGCGCGACAACTAAAGCCAACAGAATTGGTTTATTTTGGTATTTTGGCGACAAACGAATGTGTGCCGACAAATTCATCGCGAACGAAGCAGCAAAATAGCAGTCCGAATAGCCCGCAGTTGTCCAGAAATTCTTTCACTTCTTCGTCAATGACGTCATCGCAACGTTTCACCGAGAGCTCGTCTCGTCACTCAACTTCGAGTCATCCACCGGTGCCGAAGGATAGATCCGATGTCAGTCCCGTGAAcgattatttctttaaaacgtCGTTCAATCAGCGTCCAAAGCTACCGACGCCCACTGACGACACGGACAGACATCACATGAGTGACACGAATGGCGGTGAAATGTTTGCCGGTAACACGTCGACAATCGAGCGAATTAACAAGTTTGAGAGAACGATCCgggaaaatttgatgaaaaatttggagGCAAGTCAAAGATCGCCCAAAGTAAGGACAAAGTCAGAAATGCTTGGATATGGGTTGAAGGAAAGTAGCGTGGACGACGATTTGGGACACGGGTACGATCGCAGTCATGACTACAAGCGAGATGAAAATGTGTTGGCGGAATTGACAAAGGCTGCGGATGAGATTATGGAT ACTGTGAAAAAGATGGATGAAGACGAGAATCGTCGAAAAAGTCGATCTCACCGTCACAAACAGCAATATATGGAATTAATG AAGCAATCCTCGTCGTCAACTCGTAGCTCAACGCGCGACGGACGTCGAATGCTCCGAACAGCAAGTCGCGAAGTGCTCAATAGCAGTTCCGAGGATTTGCCAGCAGCTCCAGTGAAAGTAGATGCTCCGCGACGTGTTAGACGCATCAAAGTGGCAACAGAGGGAGGCATACGAGAAGTGCAATCAACTACGACAAGAGATTCGACTCGAGAACGATCGTCACGACAAAAACCGTCGAGCTCGGGTGGTAGTTCAAGACGCGTCAGCAGCAAACCTCAAAGTAGTCAAGAGGAGAAGAGTTCGTCTGcgagagaaaaaggaaaagtttaTACGCACCGCTTGAAAAAAGTGGATGATATCTCGATGAAGCCAAGTTCAAGTTCACGACGACAAAGTTCGAAACACGCAAAGTCATCTACGATACGATCATC aaaaacgTCATTATGA
- the LOC134828716 gene encoding polycystin-2-like protein 1, with translation MKKSSKALSELPQQQYNDKHLRKLLLELIFYLIFLTIITTLSLNLAGSSYYYLTKVVIDTFEEEKFSVDDDGSHVVTNFKELATVEELWKWFDVVFLPSFTYESGHIYVADENKLLGPPRIVQVRVTNETCHVPDLFKNHFRECFGYFDDGNTDHKSFGYKNSSAWNYHGNKNNAYIDGEFGFYPTSSFVQVLTLDHDTNKEIIDELYRGNWIDRATRAVFIEFSMYNANLDMLCFVQLVTKIPTGMLVTTSNVQSLHLLNLSDNYDIFLLCLEIILIPFTICYTVEEFCEMYRHRLAYCKKLWNLIDLTIAATLYVGMAFVVYRETFIGEKLERHVNAPREFVNFETFAQRQKQFKNLVGVCLFLAWIKSLKYLSFNKTMMQFSTTLARCSRDLFGFGLMFGIVFVAYAQLGYIAFGNELEDFHTFLAAIFTLFRTILGEFDYLEIEQANHILGPIYFMSYIFFVFFVLLNMFLAIINDTYSDIKNEIQQDSIPVGKFLARKLTHYWNKVIGKSGDRDVDESFVEPKMETLTIESSTVQNDEIISNDSRLADFEERVTLLETEFHKIVARIDSFIENVTRTLHEVDEETEEVNDV, from the exons atgaaaaaatcatcaaaagccTTAAGTGAGCTACCACAACAGCAATACAACGACAAACacttgagaaaattattactGGAACTAATTTTCtacttgatatttttaacgatAATCACGACTT TGTCACTTAATCTTGCTGGCTCAAGTTATTACTACCTCACGAAAGTCGTAATCGATACATTTGAAGAAGAGAAATTCTCCGTCGACGACGATGGCAGCCACGTTGTTACAAACTTCAAAGAACTCGCCACAGTTGAGGAGTTATGGAAG tggttTGATGTTGTGTTCTTGCCGTCATTCACTTACGAGTCTGGTCACATTTACGTTGCAGACGAGAACAAACTGCTCGGTCCACCACGAATTGTGCAAGTTCGAGTCACGAATGAAACTTGCCATGTCCcggatttgttcaaaaatcattttcgtgAATGTTTCGGGTACTTTGATGATGGAAACACCGATCACAAGTCTTTTGGATACAAAAACAGCAGTGCCTGGAATTATCacggaaataaaaataacgcaTACATTGATGGTGAATTCGGATTTTACCCAACATCGAGCTTTGTGCAGGTCTTAACTCTGGATCATGACACCAACAAAGAGATTATTGACGAATTATACCGAGGAAATTGGATTGATCGAGCAACGAGAGCtgtttttatcgaattttcaaTGTATAATGCCAATTTGGATATGCTTTGTTTCGTTCAGTTAGTAACAAAAA TCCCCACTGGAATGTTGGTGACGACTTCTAACGTCCAAAGTTtgcatttattgaatttaagtgACAATTAcgacatatttttattgtgtctggaaattattttgatcccTTTTACAATTTGTTACACAGTTGAGGAGTTTTGTGAGATGTATCGTCATCGTCTGGCTTATTGCAAAAAGCTGTGGAACTTGATCGATCTCACGATAGCTGCT ACGCTGTACGTGGGCATGGCATTTGTCGTGTATCGCGAAACGTTCATCGGTGAAAAGCTCGAAAGACATGTGAACGCCCCTCGTGAATTCGTTAACTTTGAAACATTCGCTCAAAGACAAAagcagtttaaaaatttggtggGCGTTTGTCTATTCCTTGCATGGATTAAATCATTGAAATATTTGAGTTTCAACAAAACAATGATGCAATTTAGCACGACATTGGCAAGG TGCTCGCGCGATCTCTTTGGGTTCGGCCTCATGTTTGGCATCGTCTTTGTCGCATATGCCCAACTCGGCTACATCGCATTCGGTAACGAGCTCGAGGACTTTCATACCTTTCTCGCTGCCATTTTTACGTTATTTCGCACGATCTTGGGCGAATTCGATTATCTCGAAATTGAGCAAGCCAATCACATCCTTGGACCAATTTATTTCATgtcttatatatttttcgtcttttttgtcTTGCTG aACATGTTTTTGGCAATCATTAATGACACCTACTCCGacataaaaaacgaaatacaGCAAGACAGTATCCCAGTTGGGAAATTCCTCGCACGCAAACTCACGCATTACTGGAACAAAGTCATTGGCAAGTCGGGTGATCGTGACGTTGACGAAAGTTTCGTGGAACCAAAGATGGAAACGCTTACAATTGAGTCAAGTACCGTGCAAAACGACGAAATCATTTCTAATGATTCACGACTTGCGGATTTTGAAGAGAGAGTTACGCTTCTCGAAACGGAATTCCACAAAATTGTCGCCAGAATTGAtagttttattgaaaacgtAACTCGAACACTTCATGAAGTCGATGAAGAAACCGAAGAGGTGAACgacgtttaa
- the LOC134830346 gene encoding ubiquitin-conjugating enzyme E2 J2, whose amino-acid sequence MTNQKSITSNSRLKQDYIRLKKDPVPYISAEPLPSNILEWHYVIRGPEDSLYAGGYYHGCLLFSKDFPFKPPSIYMYTPNGRFKTNKRLCLSISDFHPDTWNPAWSISTILTGLLSFMLETTPTLGSCESTLIEKRRFADQSLEFNLKNEIFVELFPDIVEEIKQRLQKVKEARETNNNKIKENGGTAKNESATGETDAENANNAAVQSGWHSLTTNVILFILFLIFALIVNHILKTMND is encoded by the exons ATGACAAATCAAAAGTCAATTACATCAAATAGCCGCCTAAAACAGGATTATATAAGGCTAAAAAAAGATCCCGTACCATATATCAGTG CTGAACCTCTACCGTCGAATATCTTGGAGTGGCACTACGTGATCCGAGGTCCGGAAGATTCCTTGTATGCAGGAGGATACTATCATG GTTGCCTACTGTTCTCCAAAGATTTCCCCTTTAAACCGCCAAGTATTTACATGTATACACCAAATGGAAGATTTAAAACGAATAAAAGGTTGTGCCTGAGTATATCGGATTTTCAtccag atacttGGAATCCTGCGTGGTCCATCAGCACTATTTTGACCGGCCTTTTGAGCTTTATGCTCGAAACGACACCAACTCTGGGATCATGCGAAAGCACATTGATAGAAAAACGACGGTTTGCCGACCAATCGCTGGAATTCAACctcaaaaatgagatttttgtcGAGCTCTTTCCCGACATTGTCGAAGAAATCAAGCAACGATTGCAAAAAGTGAAGGAGGCACgcgaaacaaacaacaacaaaatcaaagaaaacgGCGGCACAGCAAAAAACGAGTCTGCAACCGGGGAAACTGACGCAGAAAATGCCAATAATGCTGCCGTGCAATCCGGATGGCACTCTTTAACTACGAATGTCATCCTATTTATCCTTTTCCTAATTTTCGCATTAATCGTCAATCACATTCTCAAAACGATGAACGATTAA